A genomic stretch from Dermochelys coriacea isolate rDerCor1 chromosome 24, rDerCor1.pri.v4, whole genome shotgun sequence includes:
- the ENSA gene encoding alpha-endosulfine isoform X3 has product MSEKLGTDSRCEQTGDEKQDTQEKEAVIPERAEEAKLKAKYPNLGQKPGGSDFLMKRLQKGQKYFDSGDYNMAKAKMKNKQLPSTGPDSNLVTGDHIPTPQDLPPRKSSLVTSKLAG; this is encoded by the exons atgTCGGAGAAGCTCGGAACCGACAGCCGGTGTGAACAGACGGGCGACGAGAAACAG GATACACAGGAGAAGGAAGCAGTCATCCCTGAGAGAGCAGAAGAAGCAAAACTAAAAGCCAAATATCCTAATTTAGGACAGAAGCCAGGAGGGTCAGACTTCCTAATGAAAAGACTGCAGAAAGGG CAAAAGTATTTTGACTCGGGTGACTACAATATGGCCAAGGCAAAGATGAAGAACAAGCAGTTGCCAAGCACCGGGCCTGACAGTAACCTTGTGACAGGAGACCATATCCCGACACCACAAGATCTTCCACCAAGAAAGTCATCACTTGTAACCAGCAAGCTGGCAGG CTGA
- the ENSA gene encoding alpha-endosulfine isoform X1, translating into MSEKLGTDSRCEQTGDEKQDTQEKEAVIPERAEEAKLKAKYPNLGQKPGGSDFLMKRLQKGQKYFDSGDYNMAKAKMKNKQLPSTGPDSNLVTGDHIPTPQDLPPRKSSLVTSKLAGPENHVDSMDVGCGMQDDN; encoded by the exons atgTCGGAGAAGCTCGGAACCGACAGCCGGTGTGAACAGACGGGCGACGAGAAACAG GATACACAGGAGAAGGAAGCAGTCATCCCTGAGAGAGCAGAAGAAGCAAAACTAAAAGCCAAATATCCTAATTTAGGACAGAAGCCAGGAGGGTCAGACTTCCTAATGAAAAGACTGCAGAAAGGG CAAAAGTATTTTGACTCGGGTGACTACAATATGGCCAAGGCAAAGATGAAGAACAAGCAGTTGCCAAGCACCGGGCCTGACAGTAACCTTGTGACAGGAGACCATATCCCGACACCACAAGATCTTCCACCAAGAAAGTCATCACTTGTAACCAGCAAGCTGGCAGG GCCTGAAAACCATGTTGATTCAATGGATGTAGGCTGTGGAATGCAAGATGACAACTGA
- the ENSA gene encoding alpha-endosulfine isoform X2: MSEKLGTDSRCEQTGDEKQDTQEKEAVIPERAEEAKLKAKYPNLGQKPGGSDFLMKRLQKGQKYFDSGDYNMAKAKMKNKQLPSTGPDSNLVTGDHIPTPQDLPPRKSSLVTSKLAGWRTEAQRD, from the exons atgTCGGAGAAGCTCGGAACCGACAGCCGGTGTGAACAGACGGGCGACGAGAAACAG GATACACAGGAGAAGGAAGCAGTCATCCCTGAGAGAGCAGAAGAAGCAAAACTAAAAGCCAAATATCCTAATTTAGGACAGAAGCCAGGAGGGTCAGACTTCCTAATGAAAAGACTGCAGAAAGGG CAAAAGTATTTTGACTCGGGTGACTACAATATGGCCAAGGCAAAGATGAAGAACAAGCAGTTGCCAAGCACCGGGCCTGACAGTAACCTTGTGACAGGAGACCATATCCCGACACCACAAGATCTTCCACCAAGAAAGTCATCACTTGTAACCAGCAAGCTGGCAGG atggagaactgaggcacagagagactaa